One window from the genome of Pieris napi chromosome 12, ilPieNapi1.2, whole genome shotgun sequence encodes:
- the LOC125054717 gene encoding uncharacterized protein LOC125054717 gives MAVVWSNDKIMQLIELFQSKPLLWDCSIKQYKDRNKKNDAFEEISQVLNIPKKDVETKIHVLRTQFTREKKKMSAKKTTGSGAIEKCKWIYYEPLEFLLCGATTSGETDTMNKTVDENNALESGMESEPSQSPRPNATTSTSSRKRNKTDESNEILEVLKSAKKKMDEREKKDPFDIYGEYIAAELRSVKDDQAVTQAKYHINNILYELKMGRYNTYGYQTASSHPSSTPNNVQETEIREIERHETNRLDALRDETEDSAILNLVNYLSDESTQ, from the exons ATGGCAGTAGTGTGGagcaatgataaaataatgcaattaatagaattatttcaaTCAAAACCATTATTATGGGattgttctataaaacaatacaaagaTAGAAACAAAAAGAACGATGCATTCGAAGAAATTTCTCAAGTCCTAAATATACCCAAAAAAGACGTAGAAACTAAAATACATGTACTGCGTACTCAATTTACTAGAGAGAAAAAAAAGATGTCGGCAAAAAAAACTACAGGCAGCGGCGCAATAGAAAAATGTAAATGGATTTATTACGAGCCATtggaatttttgttatgtggtGCAACTACTTCTGGTGAAACGGATACTATGAATAAAACA GTAGATGAAAACAATGCACTTGAAAGTGGTATGGAGTCAGAGCCATCTCAATCACCAAGGCCGAATGCTACAACATCTACATCTTCGAGGAAAAGAAATAAGACAGATGaatcaaatgaaatattagaGGTTTTGAAAAGTGCTAAAAAAAAGATGGATGAAAGGGAGAAGAAGGATCCATTTGATATATATGGTGAATATATTGCTGCTGAATTAAGAAGTGTTAAAGATGACCAAGCCGTGACACAGGCAAAGtaccatattaataatatactgtatgaattaaaaatgggACGATATAATACATATGGATATCAAACGGCATCTTCTCATCCATCATCAACACCAAATAATGTTCAGGAAACTGAAATAAGGGAAATTGAGAGACACGAAACAAATAGACTAGATGCATTACGAGACGAAACAGAAGATTCGGCTATACTAAACTTAGTTAACTATCTCAGTGATGAATCAACGCAATAG
- the LOC125054716 gene encoding protein ANTAGONIST OF LIKE HETEROCHROMATIN PROTEIN 1-like — translation MLLATMFKSIQVVHTPVCVKMLPEEVVLLCSLYQMYRISNKKKRKRWWIRNYLLQRENLMSDLRMTDGSFCNFTRMSKSDFEHLLEMIGPSIAKRETNIRQPVSPQTRLAITLRYLATGDSYSSLSYTFRVSKQLISKIIPDVCQELINSLAGYVKVPSSEQEWKQISREFEIRWNFPHCIGAIDGKHVMIVAPNNSGSEYYNYKNQFSMVLMAIADGNYNFIYANYGAKGRSSDSGIFQETPFYNALLENSLKLPRPEPITQGGTEMPYVIVGDSAFALTENIMKPYPGIHERGNKKRIFNYRLSRARRIIENVFGILCVVFRVFTKPIPLKPANCELVVIACVYLHNFLRRNSVSRSIYTPPQTFDFEDSEGNLLEGSWRRELSSFPMIDLQRRGRPASQSALCIREQFADYFITPEGRVPWQNNVA, via the exons ATGTTGCTAGCAACTATGTTTAAATCAATACAGGTTGTCCACACGCCAGTCTGCGTTAAAATGTTGCCCGAGGAGGTAGTGTTGTTGTGTTCTCTGTATCAGATGTATAGAatctctaataaaaaaaagagaaaaagatGGTGGATTCGAAATTATCTTTTGCAAAGAGAAAATTTGATGAGTGACCTCAGAATGACAGATGGATCATTTTGTAACTTTACGAGAATGTCGAAAAGTGATTTCGAACATCTTCTAGAAATGATTGGTCCATCAATAGCCAAAAGGGAAACAAATATTCGTCAGCCAGTTTCACCTCAAACGAGGCTGGCTATTACATTACGGTATCTTGCAACTGGAGATTCATACAGTTCTCTTTCATACACATTCAGAGTATCAAAACAATTGATTAGCAAAATTATACCAGATGTATGTCAAGAACTAATTAACTCACTAGCAGGATATGTCAAG gttcCAAGTTCGGAACAAGAATGGAAACAAATAAGTCGTGAATTCGAAATACGATGGAATTTTCCACATTGCATTGGGGCCATTGATGGGAAACACGTTATGATTGTGGCGCCAAATAATTCTGGAAGTGAAtactacaattataaaaatcagttCAGCATGGTACTTATGGCAATTGCAGATGGCAATTACAACTTTATTTACGCAAATTATGGAGCTAAGGGTCGGTCGTCCGACAGTGGAATATTTCAAGAAACACCGTTTTATAATGCATTGTTAGAAAACTCACTTAAACTGCCACGGCCTGAACCAATAACACAAGGCGGAACAGAAATGCCGTATGTAATTGTAGGTGACAGTGCTTTCGCGCTAACGGAGAACATCATGAAACCATATCCTGGCATTCATGAACGTGGGAACAAAAAGCGTATATTCAATTACAGACTATCAAGAGCTAGGAGGAttatagaaaatgtttttggCATTTTATGTGTGGTGTTCCGTGTATTCACTAAACCTATTCCGTTAAAACCAGCCAATTGTGAACTCGTGGTAATTGCTTGtgtatatttacataacttcTTAAGACGTAACTCAGTTTCCAGATCCATATATACACCTCCACAAACTTTTGATTTTGAAGACTCTGAAGGTAACCTATTAGAAGGTTCTTGGCGAAGGGAACTAAGTTCGTTTCCTATGATTGATTTGCAAAGACGGGGCAGGCCTGCATCACAATCAGCTCTTTGTATTAGAGAACAGTTTGCCGATTACTTTATAACTCCAGAGGGAAGAGTTCCATGGCAAAATAATGTAgcgtaa